A part of Bacillota bacterium genomic DNA contains:
- a CDS encoding EVE domain-containing protein yields the protein MAGNYFIFVANDVQISPEEVASAYDIADALLGRGFWAFTTQAPLRTKLVKGDEVLVYLAGPGRRYFVAAAQVAAESGKVSKEQRDILRGFGLSFMEHSIVLSNIRRLEPFIEIRPLIPNLDFIVNKENYGLHLRLPIVQIKREDFDRIIGKARMVAWK from the coding sequence ATGGCAGGAAACTACTTTATCTTCGTAGCCAATGATGTGCAGATTTCACCAGAAGAGGTGGCTTCAGCCTACGATATTGCTGATGCATTATTGGGCCGAGGATTCTGGGCGTTTACGACACAAGCGCCTCTGCGGACAAAGCTAGTTAAGGGAGACGAAGTGTTAGTTTACCTCGCAGGACCTGGACGGAGGTACTTTGTCGCCGCTGCACAAGTAGCCGCTGAATCTGGCAAAGTGTCGAAGGAACAACGGGATATCCTAAGAGGCTTTGGTTTATCGTTTATGGAACATAGCATTGTGTTGAGCAATATCCGTCGGCTTGAGCCCTTTATAGAAATAAGACCCTTGATTCCAAATCTAGATTTCATTGTGAATAAGGAGAATTATGGCCTGCATCTTCGCCTACCCATCGTACAAATCAAACGCGAGGATTTTGACAGAATCATAGGCAAGGCAAGGATGGTAGCATGGAAGTAG
- a CDS encoding adenine methyltransferase produces the protein MAPMRQGITVEPKLGSISWSLLDKVEFFRIAANQQIDRSQRSKMGQFLTPAPVAGRMASMFDAKRPVIRLLDAGAGVGTLCAAFVAELCNREYRPQRIEIAAYEIEPVFLEYLKETLAACQAECQRAGIDFSSTILDEDFIEAGVSLIRGNLFSSHLTAGFDCAILNPPYRKIHSKSKERLLLRSIGVETSNLYAGFLSVVIHLLGPEGELVAITPRSFCNGPYFKPFRKLFLSNMVLRQVHLFNARSQAFKDDGVLQENVIFHAIRGGEPPREVVITSSEGPGDDLITERHASYSELVTPNDPDYFIHIPTDRIEQQIADRMQGFRSTLAELGLEVSTGRVVDFRTKGFLRANPGPDTVPLIYPGHFDNGGIRWPQQLRGKPNAIVRAPETEELLVPPGVYVLVKRFSTKEERKRVVAAIYDSAKVFQGEVAFENHLNYFHQNGGGLDENLAKGLAVFLNSTVVDAFFRQFNGHTQVNATDLRKLRYPTKHELEALGVKVGNQPLSQDEIDRLVEEGLVRMADEGNTIGPIRVKKRIDEAIEILKALGLPRNQVNERSALTLLALLDMKPDTPWSQASPALRGITEMMAFFKEHYGKEYAPNTRETVRRFTVHQFIQARLVVQNPDDPDRPTNSPNNRYQVDPMLLNVLRAYGTAEWTCRLKEYLASVGTLRDKYARRRNMRKVPVRLKPGRTLELSPGGQNELIKQVIEEFCPRFTPGADVIYVGDTARKWAYFDPTILADLGVIVSEHGKMPDVVVYLRDRNWLVLIEACSSHGPVDHKRHVELKEIFGTAKAGLVFVTVFPDSHVLAKYLRHIAWETEVWIAENPDHLIHFNGERFLGPYE, from the coding sequence ATGGCACCCATGAGACAGGGGATAACTGTTGAGCCCAAACTAGGGTCTATTTCCTGGTCGCTTCTTGATAAAGTGGAGTTTTTCCGAATCGCTGCGAATCAACAGATCGACAGATCTCAACGGAGCAAGATGGGCCAGTTTTTGACTCCGGCACCTGTGGCGGGGCGTATGGCCTCTATGTTTGATGCAAAACGGCCGGTTATTAGATTGCTAGATGCAGGTGCTGGTGTTGGTACGCTTTGTGCGGCGTTCGTGGCAGAGCTTTGTAACCGTGAGTATAGGCCACAAAGGATCGAAATAGCAGCATATGAAATTGAACCGGTTTTCCTTGAATACCTTAAGGAAACGCTTGCAGCATGCCAAGCCGAATGCCAACGCGCTGGCATTGACTTTAGTTCTACGATCCTCGACGAAGATTTTATCGAAGCAGGGGTCTCCCTGATTCGCGGTAATCTGTTTTCGTCGCATTTGACTGCTGGCTTCGACTGCGCGATTCTGAACCCTCCTTACCGGAAGATTCACAGCAAATCGAAGGAGCGTCTTCTTTTGCGGTCAATTGGTGTCGAGACAAGCAACTTGTATGCAGGATTTCTTTCCGTTGTTATTCACTTGTTAGGCCCCGAAGGCGAATTGGTCGCGATTACTCCTCGTAGCTTCTGCAATGGGCCATACTTTAAACCCTTCCGGAAGCTGTTTCTTAGCAACATGGTGCTGAGGCAAGTGCATTTGTTTAATGCAAGGAGCCAGGCTTTCAAAGATGATGGAGTGCTTCAGGAGAATGTGATTTTCCACGCTATACGGGGAGGTGAGCCACCGAGAGAAGTTGTTATCACTTCAAGCGAGGGGCCTGGGGATGACCTTATCACAGAGCGTCACGCAAGTTACTCTGAGTTAGTCACCCCTAATGACCCTGATTACTTCATCCATATTCCTACAGACCGAATTGAGCAACAGATAGCAGATAGAATGCAAGGGTTTAGATCAACGCTGGCAGAACTGGGCCTCGAGGTATCTACAGGGCGAGTAGTGGATTTTCGAACAAAGGGATTCCTGCGAGCAAACCCTGGGCCGGATACAGTCCCGTTGATCTACCCCGGGCACTTCGATAACGGAGGCATTCGGTGGCCGCAGCAGTTGAGAGGGAAGCCGAATGCGATAGTCAGAGCGCCAGAAACAGAGGAATTGCTTGTGCCTCCAGGTGTATACGTCTTGGTAAAGCGATTCTCAACCAAGGAAGAACGGAAACGTGTAGTTGCGGCTATTTATGATTCGGCAAAGGTGTTCCAGGGCGAGGTGGCCTTTGAGAATCATCTCAACTACTTTCATCAAAACGGTGGCGGGCTTGACGAGAACTTGGCCAAAGGTTTGGCCGTGTTTCTCAACTCCACAGTCGTCGATGCGTTCTTCCGTCAGTTCAACGGTCATACTCAAGTTAATGCAACGGATTTGCGGAAGCTGAGGTATCCAACAAAGCATGAACTAGAGGCTCTAGGAGTCAAGGTTGGGAATCAGCCATTGAGTCAAGACGAGATTGACAGATTAGTTGAGGAAGGTCTGGTGCGAATGGCAGATGAAGGGAATACAATTGGTCCTATTCGTGTGAAGAAAAGAATTGACGAGGCCATCGAGATACTCAAGGCTTTGGGGTTGCCCCGCAATCAAGTTAATGAGAGGTCCGCACTGACCCTACTCGCGCTACTTGATATGAAACCAGATACGCCTTGGTCACAGGCTTCGCCTGCTTTACGGGGCATTACAGAGATGATGGCTTTTTTCAAGGAACACTACGGAAAGGAGTATGCACCTAATACCCGGGAGACTGTGCGTCGTTTCACCGTTCATCAGTTCATCCAGGCGCGGCTGGTAGTGCAGAATCCTGATGATCCGGACAGGCCTACCAATAGTCCGAACAATAGATATCAGGTCGACCCGATGCTTCTCAACGTGCTACGGGCGTACGGTACAGCTGAGTGGACCTGTAGATTAAAGGAATATCTAGCTTCAGTAGGCACGCTGAGAGATAAGTATGCCAGGAGACGGAACATGCGGAAGGTGCCAGTACGACTTAAGCCGGGAAGGACATTAGAACTCTCGCCTGGCGGACAGAACGAGCTAATAAAGCAGGTCATTGAGGAGTTCTGCCCACGTTTTACCCCTGGTGCCGATGTCATCTATGTCGGAGATACTGCGCGAAAATGGGCCTATTTTGATCCTACGATCCTTGCAGATCTTGGTGTGATTGTTAGCGAACATGGCAAGATGCCTGATGTTGTCGTTTATCTTAGAGACAGGAATTGGCTAGTACTGATAGAGGCGTGCAGCAGCCACGGTCCTGTCGATCATAAACGCCATGTTGAGCTTAAGGAGATATTCGGAACTGCAAAGGCAGGACTAGTGTTTGTTACGGTGTTCCCTGATTCCCATGTGCTTGCGAAATACCTGAGGCATATTGCATGGGAAACCGAAGTATGGATAGCGGAAAACCCCGATCATCTCATTCACTTTAATGGGGAGCGTTTCTTAGGTCCGTATGAATAG
- a CDS encoding IS1634 family transposase — protein MFIRKKRAGKYDYLQVVENHREGSHTRQRVVATLGRLDRLQADGDIDTLMRSLERFCAQVKLQEAHSRGELRALGAWSIGPELIFGRLWDRLKLPAIIGELLEGRKFEFDVEKAIFVTVLHRLFEAGSDRQAARWMTGVSVAGAEGIQLHHLYRAMRWLGGVKDRVEDGLFFSHQDLFTELSLVFFDTTSIYFEGRGGETLGQLGCSKDRRGDHKQVVVGALLTQTGRPISCDVAPGNQTDVTALLPMVDRARARFGLKRVCWVADRGMCSKDIIEGLEERQMEYILGVRMRAVKEVWEEVLSRAGRYRDVDDNLKVKEVWVGDRRYVLCYNPEEAAKDKADREAIIEALQEELERNPKALVSNRGYRRFLKIDGKAISINKDKVAEEERFDGRFVLRTNTTLPADEVALRYKELWMVEAFFRAAKSLLETRPVYHKYDDTIRGHIFSSFLALLLRHELMSLLALRGEKPEWADIVRDLAALQEVEVEQDGRRYRLRLPLQGVCGKVFQAVGVAVPPHVRAV, from the coding sequence ATGTTCATCCGCAAGAAACGCGCCGGCAAATACGATTACCTCCAGGTGGTGGAAAACCACCGCGAAGGTAGTCACACCCGCCAACGAGTAGTTGCAACTCTCGGACGGCTTGACCGCCTCCAGGCTGATGGGGACATAGATACGCTCATGCGGTCCCTCGAACGCTTCTGCGCCCAGGTCAAGCTCCAGGAGGCCCACTCGCGGGGAGAGCTCAGAGCTTTGGGAGCATGGAGCATAGGGCCGGAGCTCATCTTCGGGAGGCTATGGGACCGGCTCAAGCTTCCGGCGATCATAGGGGAGCTATTGGAGGGGCGCAAGTTCGAGTTCGACGTGGAGAAGGCCATCTTCGTCACGGTGCTGCACCGTCTGTTCGAGGCAGGCTCTGACCGACAGGCGGCGCGCTGGATGACAGGGGTGTCCGTGGCTGGGGCGGAGGGGATACAGTTACACCATCTGTACCGTGCGATGCGCTGGCTGGGAGGGGTCAAGGACCGCGTCGAAGATGGCTTGTTCTTTTCTCATCAGGATCTGTTCACTGAGCTTTCGTTGGTATTCTTCGACACCACCAGCATCTACTTCGAGGGCAGGGGTGGGGAGACGCTCGGGCAGCTTGGGTGCTCCAAGGATCGCAGAGGCGACCACAAGCAGGTGGTTGTCGGAGCGCTCCTGACCCAGACAGGGAGGCCGATAAGCTGCGATGTTGCTCCTGGCAACCAGACGGACGTGACAGCCCTCTTGCCGATGGTGGACAGGGCCAGGGCCCGGTTTGGGCTCAAGAGGGTGTGCTGGGTGGCGGACCGGGGGATGTGCAGCAAGGATATCATCGAAGGGCTTGAAGAGCGGCAGATGGAGTATATCTTGGGTGTTCGGATGCGTGCAGTCAAAGAGGTGTGGGAAGAGGTTCTCTCGCGGGCTGGCCGGTATCGCGACGTCGATGACAACCTCAAGGTGAAGGAAGTCTGGGTCGGTGACAGACGTTACGTGCTGTGCTATAACCCCGAGGAGGCAGCGAAAGACAAGGCAGATAGAGAGGCCATCATTGAAGCTTTGCAGGAGGAGCTAGAGAGGAATCCCAAGGCGCTGGTGAGCAATCGTGGGTACCGCCGGTTTCTCAAGATAGACGGCAAGGCCATCAGCATAAACAAGGACAAGGTGGCCGAAGAGGAGCGTTTTGACGGGAGGTTCGTGCTCAGGACCAACACCACGTTACCAGCCGATGAGGTTGCACTGAGGTACAAGGAGCTTTGGATGGTAGAGGCGTTCTTCCGGGCAGCGAAGAGCCTTTTGGAGACAAGGCCGGTGTACCACAAGTATGATGACACTATCAGGGGCCATATCTTCTCGAGCTTCCTTGCGCTGCTCTTAAGGCACGAGCTCATGAGCTTGCTCGCACTTCGCGGAGAGAAGCCCGAATGGGCCGACATCGTGCGGGACCTTGCCGCGCTGCAGGAAGTCGAGGTAGAGCAGGATGGTCGTCGCTACCGCCTACGCTTGCCCCTTCAGGGGGTTTGTGGCAAGGTGTTCCAGGCCGTGGGGGTCGCGGTGCCCCCTCATGTGCGGGCGGTGTAG